A stretch of Streptosporangium brasiliense DNA encodes these proteins:
- a CDS encoding FAD-dependent oxidoreductase, which yields MSSQVGDRVVVLGGSMAGILAARVLAEAYREVLVVDRDTVVGVRGPRRGAPHTRHAHGLHARGHLILESLFPGFTEELSAAGVPTGDLGEMRWYFNARRLKPARTGLVSVTAPRPVLEHHVRARVAALPNVTFMEQCDIVGLVATAARDRITGVRVQRRSADSVEEVLEADLVVDATGRGSRTPAWLEEFGYQRPVEDRVKVGLAYTTQHYRTRPEWFDGVQSINPVASPAHPRGAFFGQVGRDLCILSLTGLLGDHPPTEPEAFLQFVRSLPVPEVYEAVRDAEPLDNAVSFRFPASVRRRYERLTRFPDGLLVMGDAVCSFNPVYGQGMSVAALETMVLRRHLRQGTPPQPLRFLGDVARVIDTPWDISAGGDLDFPGVEGPRTVKVRAGNAYMARVQYAATKDAKVTEGFMRVAGLIDPPQALMRPSMLLRVLRHAVLRPSPGESWLARERAAETMIQPTP from the coding sequence ATGAGCAGCCAGGTCGGAGATCGCGTTGTGGTACTTGGCGGGAGCATGGCCGGGATTCTCGCCGCCCGGGTGCTCGCCGAGGCGTACCGGGAAGTTCTGGTGGTCGATCGCGACACGGTGGTCGGGGTACGCGGGCCGCGCCGGGGAGCGCCCCACACCCGCCACGCCCATGGGCTGCACGCCCGCGGTCACCTGATCCTGGAATCCCTTTTCCCGGGCTTCACCGAGGAGCTGAGCGCGGCCGGCGTGCCCACCGGCGACCTCGGCGAGATGCGGTGGTATTTCAACGCCCGGCGGCTGAAGCCCGCGCGGACCGGGCTGGTCTCCGTGACGGCGCCCCGGCCGGTTCTGGAGCACCACGTCCGTGCCCGGGTGGCGGCCCTGCCCAACGTGACGTTCATGGAGCAGTGCGACATCGTGGGACTGGTGGCCACCGCGGCACGTGACCGGATCACCGGCGTGCGGGTCCAGCGGCGCTCGGCGGACTCCGTCGAAGAGGTGCTGGAGGCGGATCTGGTGGTCGACGCCACCGGCCGCGGCTCCCGCACGCCCGCCTGGCTGGAGGAGTTCGGCTACCAGCGGCCCGTCGAGGACCGGGTGAAGGTCGGCCTGGCCTACACGACCCAGCACTACCGGACGCGCCCGGAGTGGTTCGACGGCGTCCAGTCCATCAACCCGGTGGCCTCCCCGGCGCACCCCCGGGGCGCGTTCTTCGGCCAGGTCGGCCGCGACCTGTGCATCCTGTCGCTCACCGGCCTCCTCGGCGACCACCCTCCGACCGAGCCCGAGGCGTTCCTCCAGTTCGTCCGCTCCCTCCCGGTGCCGGAGGTGTACGAGGCGGTCCGCGACGCCGAGCCGCTCGACAACGCGGTGTCGTTCCGGTTCCCGGCGAGCGTGCGGCGCCGCTACGAGCGGCTGACCCGCTTCCCCGACGGTCTGCTGGTCATGGGGGACGCGGTGTGCAGCTTCAACCCGGTCTACGGCCAGGGGATGAGCGTCGCCGCGCTGGAGACGATGGTGCTCCGCCGGCACCTGCGGCAGGGCACCCCGCCGCAGCCGCTCCGTTTCCTCGGCGATGTCGCCCGCGTCATCGACACCCCGTGGGACATCTCCGCCGGCGGCGACCTCGACTTCCCCGGCGTCGAGGGACCGCGCACGGTGAAGGTCCGGGCCGGCAACGCCTACATGGCGCGGGTGCAGTACGCCGCGACGAAGGACGCCAAGGTCACCGAGGGATTCATGCGCGTGGCCGGTCTCATCGATCCGCCGCAGGCCCTCATGCGCCCGTCGATGCTCCTGCGCGTCCTGCGGCACGCCGTCCTGCGGCCCTCCCCCGGCGAGTCCTGGCTGGCGCGGGAGCGGGCGGCCGAGACGATGATCCAGCCGACCCCGTGA